The genomic stretch tctctctctctctctacaaacactgcccaattatatgccataCTTCATTCTCGTCCTTTCTTGGATTCTGTGTCCTTCCACGTTGCCATAACCAAGGGCGACGTTGTAATATGACCTTTATTTCATGCAAAAGTTAGCTTGGAGACAACCAACAAATGACTTGGACAAAGAACTCGAAACCCGGAAAGAGAGAATCAAACATTTTGACAGCACCGAGGTGAAGGAATTTGCGGCGGCGTTCCAATAGAAGAACTGTCCCCTTCCCCTCGCCCTTGCGCCCCACGATTCTCTTTACTCTCTAACTTTCAGTTTTGATCAATGCATAGAGCCTTCTGTTTTGTGCTGTTCCCATGTGAAAGCTTCACATGAATGTGGCAAGTTGGATTGTCATCTCTTCTCTGTTTGGCATTACTCTTGGGAGGATGTTCGCCAATAAGGAGCCCAAATCCTaacccatcaacatatccaattggacccacattcactaaaaaatttaagtcaatgagttatgggctaacAAGGATATACTAATTACTTAACGCTACGTCAATTTTTCGATATGATACTTCTTCAACACAATTCGCATGTGTATCCTAACAAAAACAATACGCAATATTGAActcaaaacaaaaccaaaatggCTATGATCCAATGGTAACCACCCTTTgtattccaattttgaaatatgaCCCATTGTTTCGAACTTGAGAAGACTTGTAATGTTATTCATCAGTAAAGACTCATCCCTAAATTAAAAGATAGTCACTTTGTATGGTCATGTCTAAGTGTTCCTTTTAGAGCTTGACCTACGCAGATCAGGTCGAGTCATTACACTCTCTCCTTCCGTCGACAGGAGTGATTTGACAATTGTCCATCTTTGCAGCGAAGCTCTATAGATAGAGGAGAAAGAGGGCAACAACGGTGCTAAAGGGGGAACGTAAGGCGGTCCTTACTTCTATCATCGCCATTGGAGCTGTGTTTCACGGGCTTGTTCATGGAGACTGAGTTGTTATGTCTTAAACCGAATATTCTGCGGTGATGTGGGACTCTTGATAATGAGTAGAGGTTATATAGCTGCTCTGATCATTTTCCTCATCCATATTCTTTTAAGAATGAAACCCTAGCTACTTTAGTACAAGATTTTGAAGCTCTTCCATGTTATACTGGTAAAATGCTCATAACGCCATAGACATTATGTGAGATTTAACCGTAACGTCACTTCTTATATCATATCTCGAAAAACCCATAAAAGTGGTCGTATAAATAGACGAAATAAATAACGATCAATAAGTGTGGAACAAGTTTTCAAAAAAGTGAGCTTGGAAAGAAGTCTCGTCGACTGTAGAACAGTCAATCCAACTTTCGAATGGGATGGTAGCAATTGTAATGACTTGTGTTAACTTTCGGAAGTCAAAAGCCCAAAGTTCGATGGCTCGTATCTGGCTCCttctttatgaaaaaatatgatCGTTCTCCGATGAGAAATGTCGATTGATATTCGGAGAAATAATTCGGGGAACCATGCAACTCGCTAACATCATTCGATCGAATCACCTAACAACAATATTCGTCCAATATTCATTTCTGATTATCACGTTGGTCCGTACCATATTATCATAGGTGAGTATGGTTTTAAAATAGAACTTGAAACATGGAACCGGACTAATGGGAACCGATCCAATTCTAGGTTCCATAATGCAAGTCGGGtttcagattccaaaaattagaaaatttgttCTAAcggataggtttcaagttctaggtaGGTGAAACCTGTAACATGTAAcaagttttcatatttttcttagtacatgtttttgcacaattttgCGGTATTCTATGGcattcgatgatgagtgtgtaatatgGAACCATTAGTCTGAGTTTTAATTTCTGACAATATTTATGAGTGAATCATTTACTTctttaatgtttcatatttattcgtgtgtctaaatataagttgtAATCAGTTGAATGTAACAGCAAATGATTATCATTTAAAGTGACTTTTCACTGCAATCATTAAATTATGAGTACATATAAAACTTGCGTAGATGCTAAAACTTGTGACATGGTAGGTTATAGATTCTATTCTCATGGTAGGttttaagttccaaaaaatagaaaacctaTTTCGTCGATCAAGTTTTACTTGAAATCTATATGAAATCTGAAACCGTTCACGCTTAAATACAATCTTATATCATCCAAATTGTACTTTGCCTAGCCGCGTTAGCGGAAAATTCGTTTTTTGCCGGAGGCaaataaagaagagaaaggaaagaacctCAACTAGCAAAGTACAACCCTAATACATCGTGGTCCAACGAGATCGCATGTGGGACCTGCTTTTGCCACATGAAGGGAGGGGATCCACGTGGCACGACAGGATTTCTTGCAGCTTCTCTCATCCTTTTCCCCTTTCTGACGCCCAACGGCCCAAGCCTAAGTGGGTCCCCCCCACCATCAACCTTTTCCTTTACATCAATCAATCTTTTGGTACCTTTCCCTTTTCTGAAGTTCATATGCCAAATGTCTTCACCGTTACAATCGCGGGGTTTCGGTCGTCATAATCACTCTCAAACCTCGGCTTAGGCACATTGTCAAACTACATATTAATTATTAATATGAACAATTGTTCCTTTTTCTTGCTGCGAAGGAAAGAAGTGACGTCCTCCAATGGAATTCCCACGTATAGATCACCTTATACGTTAGGACAAAGAATATGCTTGCCGTATTTGTAGCTAGACATAGACATTATCAAGCTTAATTCCTCTTCCCCTCATAGTGCAAGGAATCGCCCTATTTCtaagtttttcatgatatattcgaCTTAATAATGAAGGGATTCTCGACTATTCAAAGGTTGACGTCGATTTTCATTcgaatttggaaaaatgacaggCTGAAAAAACAATGCTTGTTTTTTCAAAGGAAATTCCACGAAATTCTCATGAACTTTGGAGGTAATACATGTTTGATCGCAAATCTTTGATTGTTACACGGTATCCtgttattatttattttgttacaaTTGCTAACCCTTTTGTTATTTAACGTTTGTATAGGCAATGAACAcatatataatatttaaatattaaatcatgtcttcatctatcaattttaacttttagaATGGTTGAGGTCCTACAAAAACTCACATGTAAAAGTATATTTCCATCTCatatttcaaagaaattctactttgcccttaattgctgtaaaatatttaaaaaaaaagtaggggAAAATTACATTGAGTAAATTGCTAGTATTGGAAAAATAAGTTATAAATTCGATAACTATTGTCACTTTAAGAGAACTATATGAGATACGACCAAGAAAAATAactaacaaaaattaaatgaaaagggaaaaggccTCAACAATATAAAGGTCAAATGACGAATATTCAGAACGAAAAAAGACAGATCAACAAGGGACCAATGGGGGCAGCCATGGGAGGCAATTATAGCTCTTGTGGAAACAAGAATTAGGTCCCGTTCGTTTTGCGCAAAACGAGTTGTTTTCGAAAaaagttttccaaaaaatcatttttaatatttttcgatatttggttaaaacttaaaaataaactgaaaaatattttccttcgtTCGGTacggaaaatcaaatttaattttccttcGTACGATCCTTTTAatactttatatttttatttgtttttcatgtgcttttttattttcttttcgctGGCCATAACGACGGTTGGCAGCggacagagaaagaaaaagaaaagaaaattaaaaaatattaaaattacttttaaaataattaaaaagaaaaataatgtgaaagagaagagggaggaaagatgagagaaaatattttgctctatttgaaaagaggagagtattttccccatttttgaatatgttttttttcAAAGGTGTAAATATTCTcctttattcatttatttcccATGAAACGAAcactgaaaaatccaaaaattattttcttgaaagttatttttcacaaaatgaaTGGAACCTTATTTATGGAATGTTTTCCTATGGATGTGGTAGTAAATTACTAATACAAACTAACGCCTAAGGAAGTCCTAATTGTAACAAATTGGTTATGTACATGATTTGATTCTAAAGGGCCTCGTCCGACACATAACTTCACTTTACCGACACTTGCCGATCAGTAATACATTCGATTCTCGATCTGCTATTAGGTTTTGCGATAAGCGAACATAGTTATATCGATGACTTTTCAATTTGCTGTTGCTTCCACATGTGATGAACACATTAAAGTTGGAAGAATGACAGGCTTGTCTACGTTTTTATTGCACCATTGAGATATGTGTCCATGACCATTTCACAAAAGGGAAGGCCCAAAATCATCTTCAGCGCCTACGTTATTATGGTCGCATTTCCGAAAGCGTAGAGCGAGGAGCCAAAGAAATGATTAATAACTAATTCCCCCACTAAAATATGCAGATTAAAGCAGATAAAGAACACTCTTGTTTTCTTGCTTCCACATTTACCAATGCTACGTACACCACCACAGGTTCATACACATTTTGGGGTCTAAAGAATGATTTAAATAACTGAGTGAGGCAAAAGCAAATCCTTGTGGCTAAGTAGCTTGATACGTTCTCTTTTCACACCAAAACCCAAACAGAAATTATCTTTGTGACCTAAAAGATCTCCATAGTAATGCATTAAATCCCTTTTCTTTGCTGTTGTTATTGAGTCCGAGTGTTCTGGAGGACCATCTTGCTCGAGGGGTTCGGTACATTTATTAATACTTCACACAggaagatcgccaagaggaagctcaagtccgagcccgtcaatatATCTAGTTGTACCCATTGCATAAGCGAATGAATTATGGGCTAACTTGAAAAAATGAACTATCCACACCATATCGGTTCTTTGATAtgggacttttctaacacaacttacacaCGCATCTCAACAGATATAACCCATAAGCTTCCAATCCGAGCTCACTAATGTAGAGAgttctctttcatttcttttttttttttttccctctctttttctatACCTGTTTCCTATTTTTGGTTGGCTGAGTAGCTGGAAAGCGGAGATTAGAGAAGGCAATGATGGGTTTAGTGTCTAGTGTTCCGGGATACAAAAGCTTACATGTCAGATTGTGCAGCCAAACTTAATTAATCATAGTCACATGCAGATCATGTTCATGTTAATGGAACGCCCTTAATTCACACTTCTTGCTCCTTAATTGCTCCCACTTTGATCACTTTTGTCTGAAAAAAGCATCAACAACACATGATGATGTCACCGACCAAAACCATGAGTCTTTAATCTTTGGCAGTGATCTGATCCAAGAAGGCCATTGGAGTTCACCATTTTATCTTTGTCATATGCTAATTTATTCACCAAAAAAGTGAGCAGTTGAATTGGCATATACCAGCTTGCTGTACTCGATGGCAAACTTGCCTTTCTCATACTCTTTCCTAGTTGAAACGTTACAAGCAAACTTACTGGGAATACCACACACAATGACATGAAAAGCGACCCCTCATATGTATGAACAAGGTGGGAAATCATAGATGCAGCAAATTTTTCCATATGAACTAGCTTACTTGATATAGTGCCAGTGGTTATGAATAGTGTCGGTCTAGTGAACCAAGGGAGGATATATAAGGTTAAACGCTGATTAATGCCAGCAATCTGTTCATTTGCGGCTCGACTTCGTGTATCCTTCCAGGTCGTATTTCTCATACACTGCGACTTGGTGTTCATCCCACCATTGCTCTGCCTCCTTCTCCGAGAAGTGCTTCCGGCTACAAAAACAGTGTGCAGCATTTGCTCATGATGCATTTGAACAGATGAAAGATAGTAAATATGAGTGCACATTTCAATAATCCAAGAGAAATAACACTTTGTTATGGTATGCATTGATTGGATATGTTCACCACATAAACTCAGTAGATCTAGATGTGAATTACTGAACTCCTTCTACTTAACTTGGCCTGCTCTAATGCATAATCCCTAGAGCGAATTTGGACCACTCAAATAGAGATTGCAATTGATTAGGCTCGATTTGGTCAAGTATTGATGGATGGTGACAACGTTCGAGAACAAATATGTACTCTACATTTCCATGCTCATACACATGCACAACGAAAACAGTAACAGATTGGATAGATCTGAAAATAAGTCTAGCCTTGCAGGCAGATAGTATGGTACCTAAACCTCACTCGTTTCAGCCCCTTTTGTCCGTTTGGCAAGATTGTGAAGGTAAGATATATACCAAGCTCATATTGCTCTATCCATTCAAGCCCCATATCTTTAGCAACATTTGGTCGTATCTCTTTTCTCGCAGGATGAGAATGGGCCATTTTCAAGTTTTCCCGCCACTCGTCTTTTTCATGCAGGGGTTTCGCTGCATCGGTTAATGCAGTAGGAGAGCCGCATGAACTATCAGTCTGCTGGCCTTTCATAACGTTAAGTTCTCCCAGGAATGGTGCATTTTGAGGCGTTTGCTCATCAACACCGTCTTTTGTCCCACTCCCAACAGAGGCTTTGGTTGACAACCTATGGAGCTGCGTGGAAAGGAGCCACAAAAACTGCTACTTAGTTGGAAAtgcacaattgaaaaaaaaaatacttatacTAGCAAACAATCAAAAGACAGGTTTAGATAATAATCAACTGGGATGCTTGAACTTAGGTTTGTAGACACTAATAGATAATCAACCAGGAGGTTCCAAAACGTACATCAAAACTTAGTTTATCCTTTGAAAACCACAACATAAATATACTCTTAATCCAGGGCagtttatttgaccaaaaaaattccagGGCAGATTGTCAGAGCAGATTTTAGCCAGATTAAGATGCTATTCCAGGCTCAGGACTGAGAGTGAATTattctaggaaaaaattatgAAGTCGACAAGGCTGGCTACCAACGTGGATGATCCTCCTCATTTTATGAGCTTACCAAGAACCGCTTAAATCAAAGGTGATTGCCAATCACGATCTCCATCCAATGAGCTAGTTTGAGCAAGAGCCGAAATGGTATGTCCACAACTATAAGCAAATACACTAATATATAGATTTTCTCGCTCACAGTCTGCATGACGACAATCATTTGGatgcagaaaaaaagaagttactGGTTAAATAATAGAAGGACAAAGAGGCCACTGTAGATGCCCCGTCAAACCTCCGGAGAAGATGAAAGTTAATGCAGGGTGGACACTCAAACTGTCAAAAAATTTCAGCATTCTTGAATGGACTGAACACATTgaaggaaaattcccaaaatatttgatttggcactaaaagtcCCTACAGTGCGGTTGACTGACACAGACTGGAAGACAAAAGAATTCATCTGGTTGAGTTGAGTGACCAAAAGAAAGAGCTTGGAAGCATGTAGTCATTCATAATAAAAGTAGATAGTAATCACCTGCACTGCCAAGGCTTTGATAATCTCGTTTGCCACTTTACATTTAGCAGCTTCTTCCCTTGCCAGAGACCGTGTTTCCTCAAGTTCTCTTTGACATTCTTTAATCTTCTGGTTTCTGATTAAACATTGTTCTTCAAGAGTCCTTGCCTGCTAAAGAGAAACACTAGTATAATATTCGTCATGGTATCTGTTTGGATAGGTTTGGTTACATACATAAGAGAGTGTTGAATACTGAAATTGCAGACGTTTAACTGCAATTTAAATTGCAAAGAGAAGAATGCTGGGGGATAGAAATTTGGGTCTTGTCAACAAGTATCTCTAAGGCGCTAACCcactaaaatagaaaaagcacaAATTAATCCACCAAGATGACTGATCAAAACCATATCTGAAGTGAGTAACATCTTTTACATAAAAATGTATGTAACAAGTTCCCTTGGGGCACGCTTAAACATTTCCCTTTCGTTATTATAAGCAGGAAGCTATATATGAATACATGTaattttgtctttgcttttatTTACCAAAAGCAATCACTCACAACATTAATGCATGGAAACTGAAACTGATTTACGTTATGCTATTCTTCAGTGCATCTTATCTCTGCGAGCAGAGAAGACCATTTATCGACGTGTCATCTTTCAGTATTAACTCAGTAAGAGGAGCGAATGAAAAATTTACCGCATACATCTATCTTACTAGCATATTAGTAACCCATGGAGCAAAGAAAGATGCCCAGTGACCAGCACCAAACCAGTAGAACTGAAAGCCTTTCCGAGGCATATTTATTTGGACATTATTCATGAAATCGTCGATATCCTAGTGAAACCAAGTATTCTTGTGCACGTGGATGCGCATTCCAGGACATTAAACAGCCAGAGAAATGCCAGGAAGCCACTTGAAAACTTCAGAAGTGGGAATGAGAAACAAGTACCTGATTTTTCAATCTGTGCATTTCTTCAGTGAGCATTGTAGAGGATTCAGGCATGACTTCCTCAGTATCCATGGAAGTGTTAATAGAAAGCTTTGATTCCAGAGGTCTAGTTAGCGAATGAATTGGAGAAATGGTGAGAGCTTGAGTTTTGGAAAGAGGAGCAAGCTCCACAGGACATTCAAACCAAGTAGGCCGAGAAACTTGTCCCCACTGTGGCATCCTAGTCAACAAGGATGGAACAAAATCTGAACCCTTCTTTCCCACATTTTTATCAGGAAAACTCTTCATTTCACTGCCCTGTGATACTTCAGCACGTAGTCGCCTACATTGCAAAGTTAGGCCCAGTCTAGGACTAAGTTTTGTAGGGGCTTCTTTTTCATGTGAGAACCTATTGTGCGGGATCAACAACTGTTTTTGACTATCTTTCTCTGAATTAGAACAAGAATCTACTTGCAGTTTGACAAAGCATGGATCGCAAACTCGTGAAGGCTTGTTTCTGTTCGGTGCCAGAGATGCATTCTTGACTTTATTGCTACTGCAAGTATGACAGATCAGTGAACCGCAGTTATAGCAGTTGTGCTTCCTCCTTGTGAATCCAAAAGGGACTCCGCATCTACTACAAGCTGTTTGGTCGCCAATTGAGACAAATTTGTGTATGCAAATAGCAGCTGCCGTGTTTGAACCACAAGATATACTTTCGACTGTTCTGTCACACAAGGCCTCAACCAAGGTTGGTGAGCCTCTATCTTCAGTATCACCTAATCCTAGCTGTCCATGTGCACCCTTTCCCCAAACATAAACGCTTCCTCGAGAAGTCAACACAGCCGTATGATATGACCCTGTTGCAATCTGCGTGACAAATTCATCTTTAAGCTTTCCTTCGACGACAATGATCGATTTGTCTGTGGCTCGTGGATTCCCCAATTGCCCGTGCATTCCACTACCTAATGTGTGTACCTTACCCAACTTGGTAAGTGCAACAGTAAATGTCCGTCCACAAGAGACTTGGACAAAATCATGATCCATGAGCTTCGCAACACAAGTCGGAAGAAGCCTTTTCTCTTGATCACCATGCCCGAGCCTCCCTCTATCCCCATCACCCCAAGTAAATAGCTTCCCACTCACACCACTTGTTGACAAACGTTCCGACATAATTTCCACAATGGCAGCAGTGTGCCAATGTCCGCACGCAACAGATTTCACTCGAGAGCCTCTGAGAGATTCGACTTCTTTTGGCCGAGAGATACTCCGAAGATCCCCATGCCCAAGAACACCAAAAGTCCCATCCCCCAATGTATACAACTGTCTTGAAGTGGTTATAACAGCAGTATGCCATATTCCACAAGAAACAGATGATACTTTAATACCATCAGGGGGACCTAAAATTTTACATGGCAACCATTGGTTTCTACTTCTCTCCTCAACAGCTGAGTCAGATCCCATGTTATAGTCGCCCCAAGCATATAAATCACCAGATAGAGTAACAGCACATGTTTGATGTTCACCAGAAATAACAGATTTTACATGGACTGTGGACAAGGACTCGACTAGTTTTGGACAGCTCTCGTCCATATTAACCTTATGTCCCAGCTTTCCCTTGTTTGCCTCACCCCAGCAAAACACCTCACCCTGTTTAGTAACTAAGGC from Rhodamnia argentea isolate NSW1041297 chromosome 2, ASM2092103v1, whole genome shotgun sequence encodes the following:
- the LOC115738871 gene encoding PH, RCC1 and FYVE domains-containing protein 1 isoform X4, whose amino-acid sequence is MMGEEFLERVSTDRAVEQAIMAVKKGAYLLKCEGMRRPRVCPFRVSVDEKLLIWYSGQEEKQLRLSSVTELIRGQRTVNFQKQLQPDREAQSFSLIYADGKRSIDLICKDHAQADSWYLGLKTIVSKCHHSRPFASFRSPSGVQTCVNSPAGFMRRKYNLGILEDTAGFCQLMWESCVITFEKDIFIWGEGAGEALGGVVDKSVDNTGMLRDSLFPRLLESAMMLDVEQISLGGKHAALVTKQGEVFCWGEANKGKLGHKVNMDESCPKLVESLSTVHVKSVISGEHQTCAVTLSGDLYAWGDYNMGSDSAVEERSRNQWLPCKILGPPDGIKVSSVSCGIWHTAVITTSRQLYTLGDGTFGVLGHGDLRSISRPKEVESLRGSRVKSVACGHWHTAAIVEIMSERLSTSGVSGKLFTWGDGDRGRLGHGDQEKRLLPTCVAKLMDHDFVQVSCGRTFTVALTKLGKVHTLGSGMHGQLGNPRATDKSIIVVEGKLKDEFVTQIATGSYHTAVLTSRGSVYVWGKGAHGQLGLGDTEDRGSPTLVEALCDRTVESISCGSNTAAAICIHKFVSIGDQTACSRCGVPFGFTRRKHNCYNCGSLICHTCSSNKVKNASLAPNRNKPSRVCDPCFVKLQVDSCSNSEKDSQKQLLIPHNRFSHEKEAPTKLSPRLGLTLQCRRLRAEVSQGSEMKSFPDKNVGKKGSDFVPSLLTRMPQWGQVSRPTWFECPVELAPLSKTQALTISPIHSLTRPLESKLSINTSMDTEEVMPESSTMLTEEMHRLKNQQARTLEEQCLIRNQKIKECQRELEETRSLAREEAAKCKVANEIIKALAVQLHRLSTKASVGSGTKDGVDEQTPQNAPFLGELNVMKGQQTDSSCGSPTALTDAAKPLHEKDEWRENLKMAHSHPARKEIRPNVAKDMGLEWIEQYELGIYLTFTILPNGQKGLKRVRFSRKHFSEKEAEQWWDEHQVAVYEKYDLEGYTKSSRK
- the LOC115738871 gene encoding PH, RCC1 and FYVE domains-containing protein 1 isoform X3 → MMGEEFLERVSTDRAVEQAIMAVKKGAYLLKCEGMRRPRVCPFRVSVDEKLLIWYSGQEEKQLRLSSVTELIRGQRTVNFQKQLQPDREAQSFSLIYADGKRSIDLICKDHAQADSWYLGLKTIVSKCHHSRPFASFRSPSGVQTCVNSPAGFMRRKYNLGILEDTAGFCQVRSLCGSPALSLSKRDIQKELPRQFASPDYCSTHVEPNENLKDIFIWGEGAGEALGGVVDKSVDNTGMLRDSLFPRLLESAMMLDVEQISLGGKHAALVTKQGEVFCWGEANKGKLGHKVNMDESCPKLVESLSTVHVKSVISGEHQTCAVTLSGDLYAWGDYNMGSDSAVEERSRNQWLPCKILGPPDGIKVSSVSCGIWHTAVITTSRQLYTLGDGTFGVLGHGDLRSISRPKEVESLRGSRVKSVACGHWHTAAIVEIMSERLSTSGVSGKLFTWGDGDRGRLGHGDQEKRLLPTCVAKLMDHDFVQVSCGRTFTVALTKLGKVHTLGSGMHGQLGNPRATDKSIIVVEGKLKDEFVTQIATGSYHTAVLTSRGSVYVWGKGAHGQLGLGDTEDRGSPTLVEALCDRTVESISCGSNTAAAICIHKFVSIGDQTACSRCGVPFGFTRRKHNCYNCGSLICHTCSSNKVKNASLAPNRNKPSRVCDPCFVKLQVDSCSNSEKDSQKQLLIPHNRFSHEKEAPTKLSPRLGLTLQCRRLRAEVSQGSEMKSFPDKNVGKKGSDFVPSLLTRMPQWGQVSRPTWFECPVELAPLSKTQALTISPIHSLTRPLESKLSINTSMDTEEVMPESSTMLTEEMHRLKNQQARTLEEQCLIRNQKIKECQRELEETRSLAREEAAKCKVANEIIKALAVQLHRLSTKASVGSGTKDGVDEQTPQNAPFLGELNVMKGQQTDSSCGSPTALTDAAKPLHEKDEWRENLKMAHSHPARKEIRPNVAKDMGLEWIEQYELGIYLTFTILPNGQKGLKRVRFSRKHFSEKEAEQWWDEHQVAVYEKYDLEGYTKSSRK
- the LOC115738871 gene encoding PH, RCC1 and FYVE domains-containing protein 1 isoform X2; the encoded protein is MMGEEFLERVSTDRAVEQAIMAVKKGAYLLKCEGMRRPRVCPFRVSVDEKLLIWYSGQEEKQLRLSSVTELIRGQRTVNFQKQLQPDREAQSFSLIYADGKRSIDLICKDHAQADSWYLGLKTIVSKCHHSRPFASFRSPSGVQTCVNSPAGFMRRKYNLGILEDTAGFCQVRSLCGSPALSLSKRYFSEGSSNSSDSFYSSESSTSQVHDITYYGNTEFLSAESKNLSKSESSYGGRDIQKELPRQFASPDYCSTHVEPNENLKDIFIWGEGAGEALGGVVDKSVDNTGMLRDSLFPRLLESAMMLDVEQISLGGKHAALVTKQGEVFCWGEANKGKLGHKVNMDESCPKLVESLSTVHVKSVISGEHQTCAVTLSGDLYAWGDYNMGSDSAVEERSRNQWLPCKILGPPDGIKVSSVSCGIWHTAVITTSRQLYTLGDGTFGVLGHGDLRSISRPKEVESLRGSRVKSVACGHWHTAAIVEIMSERLSTSGVSGKLFTWGDGDRGRLGHGDQEKRLLPTCVAKLMDHDFVQVSCGRTFTVALTKLGKVHTLGSGMHGQLGNPRATDKSIIVVEGKLKDEFVTQIATGSYHTAVLTSRGSVYVWGKGAHGQLGLGDTEDRGSPTLVEALCDRTVESISCGSNTAAAICIHKFVSIGDQTACSRCGVPFGFTRRKHNCYNCGSLICHTCSSNKVKNASLAPNRNKPSRVCDPCFVKLQVDSCSNSEKDSQKQLLIPHNRFSHEKEAPTKLSPRLGLTLQCRRLRAEVSQGSEMKSFPDKNVGKKGSDFVPSLLTRMPQWGQVSRPTWFECPVELAPLSKTQALTISPIHSLTRPLESKLSINTSMDTEEVMPESSTMLTEEMHRLKNQARTLEEQCLIRNQKIKECQRELEETRSLAREEAAKCKVANEIIKALAVQLHRLSTKASVGSGTKDGVDEQTPQNAPFLGELNVMKGQQTDSSCGSPTALTDAAKPLHEKDEWRENLKMAHSHPARKEIRPNVAKDMGLEWIEQYELGIYLTFTILPNGQKGLKRVRFSRKHFSEKEAEQWWDEHQVAVYEKYDLEGYTKSSRK
- the LOC115738871 gene encoding PH, RCC1 and FYVE domains-containing protein 1 isoform X1, whose translation is MMGEEFLERVSTDRAVEQAIMAVKKGAYLLKCEGMRRPRVCPFRVSVDEKLLIWYSGQEEKQLRLSSVTELIRGQRTVNFQKQLQPDREAQSFSLIYADGKRSIDLICKDHAQADSWYLGLKTIVSKCHHSRPFASFRSPSGVQTCVNSPAGFMRRKYNLGILEDTAGFCQVRSLCGSPALSLSKRYFSEGSSNSSDSFYSSESSTSQVHDITYYGNTEFLSAESKNLSKSESSYGGRDIQKELPRQFASPDYCSTHVEPNENLKDIFIWGEGAGEALGGVVDKSVDNTGMLRDSLFPRLLESAMMLDVEQISLGGKHAALVTKQGEVFCWGEANKGKLGHKVNMDESCPKLVESLSTVHVKSVISGEHQTCAVTLSGDLYAWGDYNMGSDSAVEERSRNQWLPCKILGPPDGIKVSSVSCGIWHTAVITTSRQLYTLGDGTFGVLGHGDLRSISRPKEVESLRGSRVKSVACGHWHTAAIVEIMSERLSTSGVSGKLFTWGDGDRGRLGHGDQEKRLLPTCVAKLMDHDFVQVSCGRTFTVALTKLGKVHTLGSGMHGQLGNPRATDKSIIVVEGKLKDEFVTQIATGSYHTAVLTSRGSVYVWGKGAHGQLGLGDTEDRGSPTLVEALCDRTVESISCGSNTAAAICIHKFVSIGDQTACSRCGVPFGFTRRKHNCYNCGSLICHTCSSNKVKNASLAPNRNKPSRVCDPCFVKLQVDSCSNSEKDSQKQLLIPHNRFSHEKEAPTKLSPRLGLTLQCRRLRAEVSQGSEMKSFPDKNVGKKGSDFVPSLLTRMPQWGQVSRPTWFECPVELAPLSKTQALTISPIHSLTRPLESKLSINTSMDTEEVMPESSTMLTEEMHRLKNQQARTLEEQCLIRNQKIKECQRELEETRSLAREEAAKCKVANEIIKALAVQLHRLSTKASVGSGTKDGVDEQTPQNAPFLGELNVMKGQQTDSSCGSPTALTDAAKPLHEKDEWRENLKMAHSHPARKEIRPNVAKDMGLEWIEQYELGIYLTFTILPNGQKGLKRVRFSRKHFSEKEAEQWWDEHQVAVYEKYDLEGYTKSSRK